A region from the Clostridium beijerinckii genome encodes:
- a CDS encoding 2-deoxy-D-gluconate 3-dehydrogenase, with amino-acid sequence MSNILNQFSMDFFRLDGKVAIVTGGNTGLGQAYAVALAKAGADLVITTHGNNWNETRELIEQEGRKVVFVQAELSKKEDRHNIIEVTMKEFGKIDVLVNNAGTIRRAPLLEYKEEDWNAVMDINLNALYFLSQEAAKIMVQQGSGKIINVASMLSFQGGKFVPPYTASKHGVAGITKAFANELACKNIQINAIAPGYIKTANTEPIRADKVRNAEIQGRIPADRWADPFDLMGAIVFLASKASDYVNGHVLAVDGGWLVR; translated from the coding sequence ATGTCAAATATTTTAAATCAATTTTCAATGGATTTCTTTAGATTAGATGGGAAAGTAGCAATAGTCACAGGAGGGAATACAGGTCTTGGACAAGCATATGCCGTAGCGTTAGCTAAAGCAGGAGCGGACTTAGTAATTACCACTCATGGAAATAATTGGAATGAAACAAGAGAGCTAATAGAACAAGAAGGTAGAAAAGTAGTATTTGTACAAGCTGAACTAAGTAAGAAAGAAGACAGACATAATATAATAGAAGTTACTATGAAAGAGTTTGGAAAGATAGATGTGTTAGTAAATAATGCAGGAACTATAAGACGAGCTCCACTTCTTGAGTACAAGGAAGAAGATTGGAATGCGGTAATGGATATTAACTTAAATGCATTATATTTCTTAAGCCAAGAAGCAGCTAAAATAATGGTTCAACAAGGTTCAGGAAAAATAATTAATGTTGCATCAATGTTATCATTCCAAGGCGGAAAGTTTGTACCACCTTATACAGCGAGTAAACATGGAGTTGCAGGTATAACTAAAGCATTCGCTAATGAATTAGCATGCAAGAATATTCAAATAAATGCTATAGCTCCAGGATATATAAAGACAGCAAATACTGAACCGATAAGAGCAGATAAAGTAAGAAATGCAGAAATACAAGGAAGAATACCAGCAGATAGATGGGCTGATCCATTTGATTTAATGGGAGCAATAGTATTTTTAGCAAGTAAGGCATCAGATTATGTTAATGGTCATGTTCTTGCAGTTGATGGTGGATGGTTGGTAAGATAA
- a CDS encoding 2-keto-3-deoxygluconate kinase yields the protein MDVITIGDGMIAMCPKEKGPIIFSNTFEKKIGGAELNVVIGCARLGLKSGWISRLGNDDFGKYILKTVRGDGVDVSEVKLVDGYPTSVYFKEVLSDGSSRSFYYREKSPTSTMNSEELNEEYFKNSKILHITGVFPSIIKNNQGIILEAVKLAKKHNLIVSFDPNIRLKMWTKEEAKSFIEKVLPDVDILLIGDEEIEILLGETTIEDAIKTFHNYGIEKVVVKKGSKGAIGSDGKNLYDVAAIKPKAVVDTVGAGDGFAAGFLTSLLKGETLENCIRFGNAVGSLVVGVEGDNEGLPYYDDVLVHLGKSKKIER from the coding sequence ATGGACGTAATTACTATAGGCGATGGAATGATCGCAATGTGTCCTAAAGAAAAAGGACCAATAATCTTTTCAAACACATTTGAAAAAAAAATAGGTGGAGCAGAATTAAATGTTGTAATAGGTTGTGCGAGACTAGGATTAAAATCAGGATGGATAAGTAGACTTGGAAATGATGATTTTGGAAAGTATATTTTAAAGACTGTAAGAGGAGACGGTGTTGATGTTTCAGAAGTTAAGCTTGTAGATGGATATCCAACATCAGTATATTTCAAAGAAGTTTTGTCTGATGGATCTAGCCGATCATTTTACTATAGAGAAAAATCTCCAACAAGTACAATGAACTCAGAAGAGTTAAATGAAGAATATTTTAAGAATTCAAAAATACTTCATATTACAGGAGTTTTTCCTTCAATTATTAAGAATAATCAAGGTATTATATTAGAAGCAGTAAAATTAGCTAAAAAACATAATTTAATAGTATCTTTTGATCCAAATATCAGATTAAAAATGTGGACAAAAGAAGAAGCAAAAAGTTTTATAGAAAAAGTTTTGCCTGATGTTGATATTCTTTTAATAGGTGATGAAGAAATAGAAATATTACTAGGAGAGACTACTATAGAAGATGCAATTAAAACTTTTCATAATTATGGAATAGAAAAAGTTGTTGTTAAAAAGGGATCTAAAGGAGCAATAGGTTCAGATGGTAAGAATCTTTATGATGTAGCAGCTATTAAACCAAAAGCTGTAGTAGATACAGTAGGTGCAGGAGACGGATTTGCAGCAGGATTTTTAACTTCATTACTTAAAGGTGAAACATTAGAAAATTGTATTAGATTTGGAAATGCAGTTGGATCTTTAGTAGTTGGTGTTGAAGGTGATAATGAAGGATTACCTTATTATGATGATGTTTTAGTGCATTTAGGTAAATCAAAAAAGATAGAACGTTAG
- a CDS encoding NADH-dependent alcohol dehydrogenase, with amino-acid sequence MENFEFYAPTRVVFGKDAEIQVGALVKAQNCKKVLVHFGGSSAKKSGLLDKVFESIKNAGINYVSLGGVVPNPRLSKVYEGIELCKKEGVDFILAVGGGSVIDSAKAIGYGMANDCDVWDIYSKKVEATGCLPVGVILTIAAAGSEMSNSSVITNEDGWLKRGCNSDYSRCKFAIMNPELTYTLPKYQTASGCTDILMHTMERYFTKVKSMELTDSISEGLMRTVINNVKILMKDPKNYNARAEVMWAGSLSHNDLTGCGSVGDWSCHQLEHELGGMFDVAHGAGLAAVWGSWARYVYKTDVTRFAQFAVNVMGVSNDFRDPEKVALEGIEAMENLYYAIDMPTSISELNIKLTDEQINELAYKCSFMNTRSIGSFQKLNMEDIKKIYTMAR; translated from the coding sequence ATGGAAAATTTTGAGTTTTATGCCCCTACTAGAGTGGTATTTGGAAAGGATGCAGAAATACAGGTTGGTGCTCTTGTGAAAGCGCAAAACTGTAAAAAGGTATTAGTTCATTTTGGAGGAAGCAGTGCAAAAAAATCTGGACTCCTAGACAAAGTATTTGAATCTATAAAAAATGCAGGGATAAATTATGTAAGCTTAGGTGGGGTTGTACCTAACCCTAGACTTTCTAAAGTATATGAAGGTATTGAGTTATGTAAAAAAGAAGGTGTTGATTTTATATTAGCTGTTGGTGGAGGTAGTGTTATTGACTCTGCTAAAGCAATAGGATATGGTATGGCAAATGACTGTGATGTATGGGATATATATAGTAAGAAAGTAGAAGCAACTGGTTGTCTGCCAGTCGGAGTAATTCTAACTATTGCAGCTGCAGGAAGCGAAATGAGTAATTCATCTGTTATAACAAATGAAGATGGTTGGTTAAAGAGAGGTTGTAATAGTGACTATTCACGTTGCAAATTTGCAATCATGAATCCAGAACTTACTTATACATTGCCAAAGTATCAAACTGCAAGTGGTTGTACAGATATCTTAATGCATACTATGGAACGTTATTTTACTAAAGTAAAAAGTATGGAACTTACAGATAGCATTAGCGAAGGATTAATGAGAACTGTAATTAACAACGTAAAAATACTAATGAAAGATCCTAAAAACTATAATGCACGTGCTGAAGTTATGTGGGCTGGAAGCCTTTCACATAATGATTTGACTGGATGCGGTTCTGTTGGAGATTGGTCATGTCATCAATTAGAACATGAACTTGGTGGTATGTTCGATGTGGCTCATGGTGCAGGACTTGCAGCAGTATGGGGAAGCTGGGCTAGGTATGTATACAAGACAGATGTTACACGTTTTGCACAATTTGCAGTAAATGTAATGGGAGTATCAAATGATTTTCGTGATCCAGAAAAAGTAGCTTTAGAGGGAATAGAGGCAATGGAAAACTTATATTATGCAATTGATATGCCAACATCAATTAGTGAACTTAATATTAAATTAACAGATGAACAAATTAATGAATTAGCTTATAAGTGTAGTTTTATGAATACTAGAAGTATTGGATCATTCCAAAAACTTAATATGGAAGATATTAAAAAAATATATACTATGGCTAGATAA
- a CDS encoding cytochrome C551 — MEDKTLVCKDCGNEFVFTTGEQEFYKEKGFDNEPVRCPDCRRARKQQNNRR, encoded by the coding sequence ATGGAAGATAAGACTTTAGTATGTAAAGATTGCGGAAATGAATTTGTTTTCACAACTGGAGAACAAGAATTCTACAAAGAAAAAGGATTCGATAACGAACCTGTAAGATGTCCTGATTGTAGAAGAGCTAGAAAACAACAAAATAACAGAAGATAG
- a CDS encoding riboflavin transporter has product MGNKKSRIVKLMQTGLLAALCFVSFTFLQIKIPVPGGDATSLHVGNAFCVLAALLLGGWYGGLAGAIGMTISDLLDPAYILGAPKTFVLKLCIGLITGLVAHKYAKIGQSNDKKYIFKWAIIAAVCGLAFNVVFDPIVGYFYKQYILGQPQKMAAVLAKLSVVTTFINAVVSVILVSFIYNAIRPILAKSGLLLPIGKDE; this is encoded by the coding sequence ATGGGAAATAAAAAATCGAGGATTGTGAAATTAATGCAGACTGGATTGCTTGCAGCATTATGTTTTGTATCATTTACCTTTCTTCAAATTAAAATTCCAGTACCGGGAGGAGATGCGACTTCACTGCATGTGGGAAATGCTTTTTGTGTTTTGGCTGCGTTACTTCTTGGTGGATGGTATGGAGGATTGGCTGGGGCTATAGGAATGACAATATCAGATTTACTTGATCCTGCATATATTTTGGGGGCGCCAAAAACTTTTGTATTGAAGTTGTGTATTGGGTTAATAACAGGACTAGTTGCGCACAAATATGCAAAAATAGGACAAAGCAATGATAAGAAATATATATTTAAATGGGCCATTATTGCTGCTGTTTGTGGATTGGCTTTTAATGTTGTGTTTGACCCTATTGTTGGATATTTTTATAAACAATATATTCTTGGACAGCCTCAGAAAATGGCGGCTGTTTTAGCAAAACTAAGTGTAGTTACTACTTTTATTAATGCAGTAGTATCTGTAATATTAGTAAGTTTTATTTATAATGCTATAAGACCGATTTTAGCAAAATCAGGATTATTATTACCTATAGGAAAAGATGAATGA